A segment of the Entomomonas moraniae genome:
CCCCATCGGATCAAAGTTTTCGATAGAGCAGACAATAATACAGTTATCTTTTTTATCGCGAACCACTTCCATTTCATACTCTTTCCAGCCGATCAATGATTCATCAATCAATAACTCATTAGTCGGTGAAAGGTCTAGTCCGCGAATGCAGATTTCTTCGAACTCTTCACGGTTATAAGCAATCCCACCACCTGTTCCACCCATGGTGAATGAAGGTCGAATAATGCAAGGGAAACCAACCTTATCTAATACCTGATAAGCCTCTTCTAACGTGTGAGCAATACCTGAACGTGGGCACTCTAAGCCAATAGAGCGCATCGCCTGATCAAAACGCGCGCGATCCTCTGCTTTATCAATAGTATCCGCGTTAGCACCAATCATTTCTACATTGTATTTAGCTAAGACACCATGTTTTTCCAAGTCTAAAGCACAATTTAGCGCTGTTTGCCCACCCATTGTGGGTAGTAGCGCATCGGGGCGTTCTTTCTCAATAATTTTTTCAACAGTCCGCCATTGAATAGGCTCAATATAGGTCGCATCTGCCATGGTGGGATCTGTCATAATCGTAGCGGGGTTAGAGTTAACTAAAATAACACGGTATCCCTCTTCTTTTAATGCTTTGCATGCTTGTGCGCCAGAGTAGTCAAACTCACAAGCTTGACCAATAACAATAGGACCAGCACCAAGGATAAGAATATTTTTTATATTTGTACGTTTTGGCATGATGTTCTCGTATCCGATAAGTTAATTGAGTGAGGCTGTGGCAAGTTTTATACCAAAGCCAACAAATAAAACGCCTACGCTCGCTGTAGCTAATGTTTCCAATCGTTTCCTTTTATGAAACCATAGTGCCAGTGATACGCCAGCAAAAATTAAAAAAGTTAAATAGATAAAACTTATGAACTCAAGGGTTAACCCCAAGATGAAAAAAGATAACGAAGGATGTACATAATTAGGGTCAACAAACTGAATAAAAAAGGCAACAAAAAATAAAATGGCTTTAGGGTTTGATAAACTTAAAAACAGAGCCTTTTTAAAAGGATTCTTAATACGTGTTTTACCAACAACCTCAATACCAATATTTTTATCAACAGGCTGTTTACTTTTCAACCATGCCCCTCTCAACAGGGTAAAACCTAAATAACATAAATAAAGTGCCCCGAAACCTTTGACAATCAAAAATAACATTGGCAAAGTTTTAAGTAACGACGCGACACCTAATGCCGATACCATCATCAAAATTGCATCGCCTAAAAATACGGCACAAGCAGCCTGATAACCCTTAACTACACCGCTTTGAGCGGCTGTTGTTAAAACAAATATCGAATTCGGACCAGGCACTAACACAATACCGATTACTGCCAATAAATAAGTCCAATAGTCTAGTACTCCAACACTTTCAAACATAATATTCTCTTAACAGCTTTCCCTAATCATATTTACAAAACGATCAAACAACGGAGCCACGTCATGAGGACCGGGGCTTGCCTCAGGGTGTCCTTGAAAACTGAACGCTTGTCTATCAATACGCTCAATTCCCTGTAATGTGCCATCAAACAATGATTTATGAGTTGCTTTCAAATGACTAGGTAATGTTCCCTCATCTACGGCGAAACCATGATTTTGGCTTGTCATCATCACCTCACCCGTTTTTAAATTTTGTACTGGATGATTTGCCCCATGGTGGCCATGTGGCATCTTCACCGTTTTAGCACCAGAAGCCAACGCCAATAATTGATGCCCTAAGCAAATGCCAAACATAGGGATCTCTTGAGAATGTGTCAATAACTCTTGAATTGTTTGAATAGCATAATCACAGGCAGCAGGATCGCCTGGGCCATTAGAAAGAAAAATACCATCTGGATTTAATGCCAATACTTCGGTGGCCGTTGTTTGTGCTGGTACAACGGTGACGCGACAACCACGAGCAGTCAACATTCTTAAAATATTGTATTTAACCCCATAATCAAAGGCCACAACATGATAAGGCAACTCACTATCGGGTATCTCTGAGCAAGCATCAGTATCTAAAGACCATACACTGCTACGCCACTGATAAGACTCTTTAACACTGACCACTTTAGCTAAGTCTACTCCCTGCAATCCTGGGAAAGAGCGAGCTAATGCTAATGCTTTTTCGGGAGTTGCATCAACGCCAGCTAAAATACAACCATTTTGAGAGCCTTTCTCACGCAAAATACGTGTTAAACGTCGAGTATCAATTTCAGCAATAGCCACCACATGATTTTCTTTTAAATAATCAGGTAACGATTGCTTATTTCTCCAACTACTAGCCAACAAAGGCAAATCACGGATAACTAAGCCAGAAGCCCATACTTGATTAGACTCCGCATCAACGGGGGTAGTACCTGTATTACCTACATGGGGGTAAGTCAGGGTAACAATTTGTTGTGCATAAGAAGGATCAGTTAGGATTTCTTGGTAACCCGTCATGGCTGTATTAAAAACGACTTCACCAATAGTTTGCCCTTCGGCACCTATTGATTCACCATAAAAAATACTACCATCGGAAAGCGCGAGAATAGCGGGGATAGACAATGGAACCTCCATAGAGTGAGGCACATAAAAAAACGAGATGCCAGTGTATACCGTCATCTCGTTTTCTATAAATATGTGCTAGTTTTTAGTGGATACACTAAAAGTACATTGTACGATAACCCGATAAAATAACCAAGTTAAAAAATCATCTAATTACCATTATCTCTATAAATTAGCATAAGCCTAATCCCTTAATCAACGTTCAAAAGTAATCGACATTAACTTATTATCTTTAAAGCGCAATACATGATAGCCTGATCCGACTGGCATAGAGTACACCCATTCCGCCATCAGCATTGTCGAACAAACGCCCAAGTTATAGGATCTAACCTCCCACTCTTTTTTTCTATCAGGCTCACCGCATGTTTTTCTTACTTGATCAAGACTATCCCCTTCAGTAACAAGTGAATTACCGCACCTTAATGCATAAGCATTGAGAGAGAAAAAACAAATGAATACAAAAGAAAAAAGTAACTTAAATACTTTCACTAAAAAATATTTCATTGTTATCTCCTTATAAGCCTTTATATAAGATATAAGATTCAAAAATCAACGGACTAGCTATTTCATTTTTTTTGCTTAATAATGATACCACTGTTTAAACAATAGAGTGACGACGTTTTTATTATGCATATTCATATTCTTGGTATCTGTGGTACATTCATGGGGTCATTAGCTGTACTGGCAAAAGAACTTGGCTACAAAGTAACAGGCAGTGATGCCAATGTCTATCCCCCCATGAGCACACAACTACAAGCACAAGGCATTGAGTTATTACAAGGCTATCTACCAGAAAATCTACAACCAGCACCTGATCTCATCATTGTTGGCAATGCGATGAAAAGAGGTATCCCCGCAGTTGAGTACATGCTTAATCAAAACATCCCCTATACGTCCGGTCCTCAATGGCTTGCTGAGCATATATTACAAAAACGCCATGTCTTGGCTGTCGCGGGGACACACGGCAAAACGACAACCAGCAGTATGCTCGCATGGGTATTAGAAGCAGCGAGATTAAATCCAGGTTTTCTTATTGGCGGTGTTCCACAAAATTTTGCTATTTCAGCACGCTTAGGTGACTCCCCTTACTTTGTGATTGAAGCCGATG
Coding sequences within it:
- the leuE gene encoding leucine efflux protein LeuE, encoding MFESVGVLDYWTYLLAVIGIVLVPGPNSIFVLTTAAQSGVVKGYQAACAVFLGDAILMMVSALGVASLLKTLPMLFLIVKGFGALYLCYLGFTLLRGAWLKSKQPVDKNIGIEVVGKTRIKNPFKKALFLSLSNPKAILFFVAFFIQFVDPNYVHPSLSFFILGLTLEFISFIYLTFLIFAGVSLALWFHKRKRLETLATASVGVLFVGFGIKLATASLN
- the carA gene encoding glutamine-hydrolyzing carbamoyl-phosphate synthase small subunit — its product is MEVPLSIPAILALSDGSIFYGESIGAEGQTIGEVVFNTAMTGYQEILTDPSYAQQIVTLTYPHVGNTGTTPVDAESNQVWASGLVIRDLPLLASSWRNKQSLPDYLKENHVVAIAEIDTRRLTRILREKGSQNGCILAGVDATPEKALALARSFPGLQGVDLAKVVSVKESYQWRSSVWSLDTDACSEIPDSELPYHVVAFDYGVKYNILRMLTARGCRVTVVPAQTTATEVLALNPDGIFLSNGPGDPAACDYAIQTIQELLTHSQEIPMFGICLGHQLLALASGAKTVKMPHGHHGANHPVQNLKTGEVMMTSQNHGFAVDEGTLPSHLKATHKSLFDGTLQGIERIDRQAFSFQGHPEASPGPHDVAPLFDRFVNMIRESC
- a CDS encoding DUF2845 domain-containing protein, which gives rise to MKYFLVKVFKLLFSFVFICFFSLNAYALRCGNSLVTEGDSLDQVRKTCGEPDRKKEWEVRSYNLGVCSTMLMAEWVYSMPVGSGYHVLRFKDNKLMSITFER